GGGATCGTGGCCGTTCAGAGTCAGTGTCCCAACGGCCAGGGTCTCACCCCTCACACTCTCCTGCGGGGCACCGTGTCCGACCCCATCGTGTTCGTGTCGGACAGTTCGAGTGGCCATCCCTCCAAAGAGTCGTCGTCGTCCCTCATCCAGACGGaccaggagctggaggagcagcagcagcaggagtccCTCAGGGTGGCCCAGGCCATCGCGCACTTTGAGTCCCAGAACCAGGAGAGCCGGCTCCATCCGGGACCTGAAACGGACTCTTCTGTCCATCCAGAGAGCGAGCGTCGGAGGGGAGGGGAGTCCGGCGTCGCTTCCCCTCCTCCGCCCCCCAGTCGCAGTCACGGCGAGGTCAGAATAGCTTTCCGAGTGTCGAACATGGACCCCCGGTCTCAGTTAGAGCCGGCTGGAAGGTCCCGATGTATGTTCATGAgctgtgggggagggggggggagccaGGCGGCAGCCAGGGCCAAAGAGAAAATCACCTGCGACCTCTACCAGCTGGTCAGCCCCTCCTCCAGAGACCCCGGGAGTCTGCTGCTGGCCGCCACCTCCGCCGCCCCCAAACCAGACGGGGACCTCCATCACCCGGACAGGCCGAGCTGCGGCAGCCCGGCCCCCACCCAGGAGGAGAAGAAGTCCTCGGGGATGGGGAGGGAGCGAGTGACCGGCTTCCACGTGGAGGTGGTGGTGACGGGCGCCGTGGACCAATGTGTGTTTTACGGCAAAGACAGTACGGAGAATGTGCAGGAGGAGACGGTGTGTTTCGCTCTGCCCAGTGGAGGGGGCGGCTCCTCGGACCCTTCATCAGACGACCCCCCTCCCGGACAGCTGTTCTTCCTGCAGCCCCCACGGGGTCCAGAGGAGGATTTAAAAGGAACGAGTGGTGGCGGTGGGTCGGGGATTTGCTCTTTGGACTGTGCGAACAACAACGGCGGCGGCCCCGGGGTGTCCGTCGGCTCGGGGGAGCGACCGGACTCTCCCGTGGACGACTGCTCGGACCCCTCGCTGTGCCGCCTCTACCGCCACGTGTCACATGACTTCCTGGAGATCCGCTTCCAGATCCAGCGCCTCCTGGAGCCGCGGCagtacatgctgctgctgcccgACCACATCACGGTGAACATCTTCGGATACCTGCCCACGCGCTCGCTGGCCGCCCTCAAGTGCACCTGCCACTACTTCAAGGTGCTCATCGAGAGTTACGGGGTTCGAGCGGTGGACTCGCGCTGGAACCAAGACCCTCTGTACCGCGAGGACCCCTGCAAGCAGTGCAAGCGGCAGTACGAGCGCGGGGACGTTTCTTTATGTCGTTGGCACCCCAAACCTTACCACCACGACCTGCCTTACGGACGCTCCTACTGGATGTGCTGCCGGCGGACGGACAAAGACACGCCGGGCTGTCGGGTCGGGCTCCACGACAACAACTGGGTCCAGCAGCCGGCCGACGGCTCGCAGCCCATTCGCACCAAGAGGGAGGACAGGAGGGAGGAGGCCAGGTAGAGAAAGGGGCGAGTACTCTTAGCATTACGGAGAGGAATCGGCACTCCAGGACTATTTTCTTTGCTCCAGCACTCCTGGCCTGTCAGTGAAGTGGTGAAGAAGGAAGAGAGGTGTATCGCTCTCCTTGCCTTTTAGTTTTTTCAAGCCCTCCAGAACCCCTCTCCTCCAGAGTGGCACTTTCTTTAAAAACCAGGGTTGGGGTCCCCTCCGCCAGCCCTCTCTTTCTGCCTCTTACTCATCCGGGTTTTTCCTGTCTAACTCCACACACGGCCGTCGAAGGTCATTCACGTGAAAGAACTTGTTGCAGTGTATTTGATTGAGATTAGCATCCATACAGTGACGCATAGAAATGTATCGCCCTAGAGCCTGCTTCCTGTTCCCAAATACTCGTTCTGTGTTCTGTGTAGTACCACGTGTGAGCTGTACGACGGTGCTTCAACGATGAGCTGTACCCAGGTCCCAGCAGATGTAAAAAGTGGATGTGGAATGTGCGGCGCCGCTCTAGAAATGTGATTGTATAAAGCAAACTTCAGTTCTCCGTTGTACAAGACGCCATTTTGTACGTGTCCTGCGCCATGCGTTTCTACTTCTCTGAATGTGCTGTAACGGTGTACTACGTTTGATTAGTCCCCTGATAATGCTGCTGAAATCATCGCCTGTGTCACTGacgttattattattactgaaaTAGCCATACCATTTGGTGTAATGGCGTCGTTGTTTCAGAGCGGACCCTAACCTTGAGACCAGTGGGATTGAATGGGATTTAAAAAAGAGAAACTTGATGGCCTGATGTCACTTTGTATGGTTTGATTGACTTGCTTGTTTgccattttgtttgtttttgtttggctGTTTTActgaggtgtgtatgtgtgtgtgtgtgtgtgtgtgtgtcagagaatGTTTGCTGTTGTTTGCTTTTATTCTTGAGGACTGTGTTCTCCCTGTAAAAAGTCTGTCATCCAAACTGCAAAGATGTATTTTTAGTTTCTTTGAAATACTCCATCTTTGTTTCAACCCCCTCTCCTTCCTGTCCTGCATTGCGGCCGAGGGCAGTGTTTTCCAAAGCCCTCATCCATGCTTCGAAGCGGGTGAAACCAACTACCACAGAAACTCTCCACACCAGCTTCCAGCCTTAAAAACCCTTTACCTCTCACCCCCCCATTGCAGGAGATTGAAGCGTCAGAAACCTCACGTACGATGAAGAGCTTTGGGAGTTGGCTAGATTTCAGACTCCACCCATAACTCTGTGTGTGGGAGTGCAAGGCGGACAGTGCCTGGTGACGCTTCTGACTCGTCATTCTTGTAAAAAAccctcccctcccccccccccccccccccctctttcccCCCCTTGCTGTAAAACCCCTGCAAGCTCACAGACTGGACGTTTAAGGACTCGTATGGGGAATGATGCTGAAACTGTGCATGGAGGCGGACGGTCGGGTATTCATGG
This genomic interval from Pseudochaenichthys georgianus unplaced genomic scaffold, fPseGeo1.2 scaffold_468_arrow_ctg1, whole genome shotgun sequence contains the following:
- the fbxo46 gene encoding F-box only protein 46, with amino-acid sequence MDRDTFSHIRLWCPRPFGTYSQNKARSPGSGGSGGGGGSGGGGGSGGGTGTPNLCKAEPSSRSVDGGEDGGIVVGVGDGEAEDAGEEDTPPEPEGSMSQSQDPLPSSDPPSPPSSGSQVEDGRVLLDTWYVIKPGNTKEKIAFFVAHQFSGAGQPRPSTMKVKGNWATDCSKAKRRRRCSSYDPPTRSQASELNLSHECPLSAPSPDEPPLVSETDLLSVAEMVALVEQRTAMALQGIVAVQSQCPNGQGLTPHTLLRGTVSDPIVFVSDSSSGHPSKESSSSLIQTDQELEEQQQQESLRVAQAIAHFESQNQESRLHPGPETDSSVHPESERRRGGESGVASPPPPPSRSHGEVRIAFRVSNMDPRSQLEPAGRSRCMFMSCGGGGGSQAAARAKEKITCDLYQLVSPSSRDPGSLLLAATSAAPKPDGDLHHPDRPSCGSPAPTQEEKKSSGMGRERVTGFHVEVVVTGAVDQCVFYGKDSTENVQEETVCFALPSGGGGSSDPSSDDPPPGQLFFLQPPRGPEEDLKGTSGGGGSGICSLDCANNNGGGPGVSVGSGERPDSPVDDCSDPSLCRLYRHVSHDFLEIRFQIQRLLEPRQYMLLLPDHITVNIFGYLPTRSLAALKCTCHYFKVLIESYGVRAVDSRWNQDPLYREDPCKQCKRQYERGDVSLCRWHPKPYHHDLPYGRSYWMCCRRTDKDTPGCRVGLHDNNWVQQPADGSQPIRTKREDRREEAR